Proteins encoded by one window of Halococcus hamelinensis 100A6:
- a CDS encoding MFS transporter: MRLFDTDRRVLTLAFARMADSIGNSFLIIVLPLYIGSGVVTGQTFGLGVALVTGIILSAFGFFSTALQPIAGYLSDRTGSRRIFIVVGLLILTVANFVYSLVDSYALMLAIRGLQGIGVAITIPSTVALVNEVTTDDSRGGDMGIFNTFRFVGFAAGPILAGSVVNGGPYRVAGLAMTGFETAFYIAALGSLIGAVLIMLFVEDPHPDEQDAEAGSDIGFAVFDHDHDTLIDPVFALGLALLTVAIGIALIEPLQTDINNHLDQGAQLFSIEFSAFIVAQVFLQTPIGTASDRYGRRPFILGGLIVLVPAMLAQGLVTTPIGMIATRLVQGAAAATAFAPGFALAGDIAQDGNSGTTFSVLTMAFTLGTAIGPLLAGYLISFGYVVPFAFGAVLSALGALLVYSQVEETHATAAETPGGAQPASQD, translated from the coding sequence ATGAGATTGTTCGATACCGACCGACGGGTGCTCACCCTCGCGTTCGCGCGGATGGCGGACTCGATCGGGAACTCGTTTCTGATCATCGTTCTGCCGCTCTACATCGGGAGCGGCGTCGTCACCGGCCAGACGTTCGGCCTGGGTGTCGCGCTGGTCACGGGGATCATCCTCTCGGCGTTCGGCTTCTTCAGCACGGCCCTCCAGCCGATCGCGGGCTATCTCTCCGACCGTACCGGGAGCCGCCGGATCTTCATCGTGGTCGGGTTGTTGATCCTCACGGTCGCGAACTTCGTCTACTCGCTCGTCGATAGTTACGCCCTGATGCTCGCGATCCGCGGCCTCCAGGGTATCGGTGTCGCGATCACGATCCCGTCGACGGTCGCGCTGGTCAACGAGGTCACAACGGACGACTCGCGCGGCGGGGACATGGGGATCTTCAACACCTTCCGGTTCGTTGGCTTCGCCGCCGGACCGATCCTCGCCGGGAGCGTCGTCAACGGCGGCCCCTACCGGGTCGCCGGCCTCGCGATGACGGGCTTCGAGACCGCCTTCTACATCGCCGCCCTCGGCTCGTTGATCGGCGCGGTGCTCATCATGCTGTTCGTCGAGGACCCACACCCCGACGAACAGGACGCGGAGGCGGGCAGTGACATCGGGTTCGCGGTCTTCGACCACGACCACGATACGCTGATCGACCCCGTCTTCGCGCTCGGGCTCGCGCTCCTCACCGTGGCGATCGGTATCGCGCTGATCGAGCCGCTCCAGACGGACATCAACAACCACCTCGACCAGGGCGCACAGCTATTCAGCATCGAGTTCTCGGCGTTCATCGTGGCGCAGGTGTTCCTCCAGACGCCGATCGGCACCGCGAGCGACCGCTACGGCCGCCGACCGTTCATCCTCGGCGGGCTGATCGTGCTCGTGCCGGCGATGCTCGCCCAGGGGCTCGTGACGACCCCGATCGGGATGATCGCCACGCGACTCGTCCAGGGTGCGGCGGCCGCGACCGCCTTCGCGCCCGGCTTCGCGCTCGCCGGCGACATCGCCCAGGACGGGAACTCCGGGACCACCTTCTCGGTGTTGACGATGGCCTTCACGTTGGGGACCGCCATCGGCCCGTTGCTCGCGGGCTACCTCATCAGCTTCGGCTACGTCGTCCCGTTCGCCTTCGGGGCCGTCCTCTCGGCGCTCGGCGCGCTCCTCGTCTACTCACAGGTCGAGGAGACCCACGCGACCGCCGCCGAAACTCCGGGCGGCGCGCAGCCGGCGAGCCAGGATTGA
- a CDS encoding pyridoxal phosphate-dependent aminotransferase, giving the protein MNFADRVERVEPSATLAISDAASELEADGVDVVDLSVGEPDFPTPENVVEAGKDAMDAGYTGYAPTNGVPELREAIAEKLQDDDLDYTADDVIVTPGGKQALFETFQSLIDDGDEVCLLDPAWVSYEAMVKLAGGSLSRVDLAAHDFQLEPALPELAETVSDGTELLVVNSPSNPSGAVFSDEALRGVRDLAVEHDITVISDEIYKEITYGVDPVSLGSLDGMSSRTVTINGFSKAYSMTGWRLGYLAAPEGLVSQAGKVQSHSVSSAANFTQRAGVEAIRNTDDAVVEMAEAFEERRDLLVDLLADHGVEVSAPEGAFYMMVPVGEDDSAWCEAAIDDAHVATVPGSAFGTPGYARFSYANSEERLREAVDRLVAEDLF; this is encoded by the coding sequence ATGAACTTCGCCGACCGGGTCGAACGGGTCGAGCCGAGTGCCACCCTCGCGATCAGCGACGCCGCGAGCGAGCTCGAAGCCGACGGGGTCGACGTGGTCGACCTCAGCGTCGGCGAGCCCGACTTCCCCACCCCCGAGAACGTCGTCGAGGCCGGAAAGGACGCGATGGACGCGGGTTATACGGGCTACGCACCCACGAACGGCGTGCCCGAACTCCGCGAGGCGATCGCCGAGAAGCTTCAGGACGACGACCTCGACTACACGGCCGACGACGTCATCGTCACGCCGGGCGGCAAGCAGGCGCTCTTCGAGACCTTCCAGAGCCTCATCGACGACGGGGACGAGGTTTGTCTCCTCGACCCTGCGTGGGTCTCCTACGAGGCGATGGTGAAGCTCGCCGGCGGGTCGCTCTCGCGAGTCGACCTCGCGGCCCACGACTTCCAGCTCGAACCCGCGCTCCCCGAACTCGCCGAGACGGTCTCGGACGGGACGGAACTCCTCGTGGTGAACTCGCCGTCGAACCCCTCGGGTGCGGTGTTCTCGGACGAGGCGCTCCGCGGCGTCCGCGACCTCGCGGTCGAACACGACATCACCGTGATCTCCGACGAGATATACAAGGAGATCACCTACGGCGTCGACCCCGTGAGCCTGGGAAGTCTCGACGGGATGAGTAGCCGTACAGTGACGATAAACGGCTTCTCGAAGGCCTACTCGATGACCGGCTGGCGGCTCGGCTACCTCGCCGCGCCCGAGGGCCTGGTCTCCCAGGCGGGCAAAGTTCAGTCGCACTCGGTCTCCTCGGCCGCGAACTTCACCCAGCGTGCCGGGGTCGAGGCCATCCGGAACACCGACGACGCCGTCGTCGAGATGGCCGAGGCCTTCGAGGAACGCCGCGACCTCCTCGTGGACCTGCTCGCCGACCACGGGGTCGAGGTTTCGGCCCCCGAGGGGGCGTTCTACATGATGGTGCCGGTCGGCGAGGACGACTCCGCGTGGTGTGAGGCGGCGATCGACGACGCCCACGTCGCCACGGTGCCCGGCAGCGCGTTCGGGACGCCAGGCTACGCGCGGTTCTCGTACGCGAACAGCGAGGAACGGCTTCGAGAAGCGGTCGATCGGCTCGTCGCGGAAGACCTGTTCTGA
- the ribH gene encoding 6,7-dimethyl-8-ribityllumazine synthase: MPSLGLVIAQFYDELAAEMERSARGAAADRGAEIGETIPVPGAYDTPLAADRLARKDAIEAVCVLGPVVSGDTDHDDVIVRTAARALTDVSLDRDTPVSLGVLGPGMSMAEARERIGKGAEAVDSALDQLEALA; the protein is encoded by the coding sequence ATGCCCAGTTTGGGATTGGTTATCGCGCAGTTTTACGACGAACTCGCCGCGGAGATGGAACGGAGCGCACGCGGGGCCGCCGCCGACCGCGGGGCCGAGATCGGGGAGACGATCCCGGTACCGGGCGCGTACGACACCCCGCTCGCCGCCGACCGCCTCGCCCGGAAGGACGCCATCGAGGCCGTCTGCGTTCTCGGCCCGGTGGTCTCCGGCGACACCGACCACGACGACGTGATCGTCCGCACGGCCGCGCGGGCGCTGACGGACGTGAGCCTCGACCGCGACACCCCCGTCTCGCTCGGGGTCTTGGGCCCCGGCATGAGCATGGCGGAGGCGCGCGAACGGATCGGCAAGGGTGCCGAAGCCGTCGACAGCGCGCTCGACCAACTGGAGGCCCTGGCATGA
- a CDS encoding flippase activity-associated protein Agl23: MAPTDGTAARRSGRRVASAVVAIALLGLLARLAFLGDRTAHWDEARVAYWTLHYLDTGLFEYRPIIHGPFLQQVNRVVFAVLGPNDFTMRLVVALLGAGLPLVALCFRERLSGVETVALAGFLAFDPLVLYYSRFMRSDLPLAAFALLALGCFVRALDTRKPRYLHAGVLAFALAVTTKEYVLVYVVTWLGALALLVDHRLFARGLPDDWRGRLRTRTRTVRPALRRWLPHLLASLVAFLVVVVSFYAPRTGPNAGPGFDDLLADPTVLPAVVGEATLGSWNAFVSLWVGGGHQDHAYLPFLGSAAETLFVGSGALAVLSVVGFLVDRYADDGPRDLVAFCFYWGFVSVLGYPIIADIAAPWTVLHAVVPLAVPAAVGAGALYRRGYAALATENRPAVAAVAVVGLLVVAQIGFVATTNVYLDDQSDANPLVQYAQPADDLHPALREMASVSATHSGTDVLLYGDFLVANTTGTRDPGCAEWFNVLPLPWYFEAEDVSVACARDDAAFESTMDGDAPPVVVSLSSDADSLEPRLAGYEAYPAVIRTQDTSRTNVTVFVDGSTASNASDTP; encoded by the coding sequence ATGGCACCGACCGACGGCACCGCCGCTCGCCGGTCCGGTCGTCGCGTCGCTTCGGCCGTCGTCGCCATCGCCCTCCTCGGCCTCCTCGCACGGCTCGCCTTCCTCGGCGACCGAACCGCTCACTGGGACGAGGCCCGCGTCGCCTACTGGACGCTCCACTACCTCGATACGGGACTGTTCGAGTACCGGCCCATCATCCACGGGCCGTTCCTCCAGCAGGTCAACCGGGTCGTGTTCGCGGTTCTCGGCCCGAACGACTTCACGATGCGACTGGTCGTCGCGCTCCTCGGGGCCGGCCTTCCGCTCGTCGCGCTCTGTTTCCGTGAACGCCTCTCGGGGGTCGAAACCGTCGCGCTCGCCGGCTTCCTCGCGTTCGACCCGCTCGTGCTCTACTACTCGCGGTTCATGCGGAGCGACCTCCCGCTCGCGGCTTTCGCGCTCCTCGCGCTCGGCTGCTTCGTCCGCGCGCTCGACACCCGAAAGCCGCGCTACCTCCACGCCGGCGTGCTCGCGTTCGCGCTCGCGGTCACGACCAAGGAGTACGTCCTCGTCTACGTCGTGACGTGGCTCGGCGCGCTCGCCCTCCTCGTCGACCACCGACTGTTCGCTCGCGGCCTCCCCGACGACTGGCGAGGGCGGCTCCGCACCCGAACTCGAACGGTTCGACCGGCGCTCCGGCGCTGGCTTCCCCACCTCCTCGCGAGCCTCGTGGCGTTTCTCGTCGTCGTGGTCTCCTTCTACGCCCCGCGGACCGGCCCGAACGCCGGGCCGGGCTTCGACGACCTCCTCGCCGATCCGACGGTGCTGCCGGCGGTCGTCGGCGAGGCCACCCTGGGATCCTGGAACGCGTTCGTCTCGCTCTGGGTCGGGGGCGGCCATCAGGACCACGCCTACCTCCCGTTCCTCGGCAGCGCCGCCGAGACCCTCTTCGTCGGCTCGGGCGCGCTGGCGGTCCTCTCGGTCGTCGGTTTCCTCGTCGACCGCTACGCGGACGATGGCCCGCGCGACCTCGTGGCCTTCTGCTTCTACTGGGGGTTCGTCAGCGTGCTCGGCTACCCCATCATCGCCGACATCGCCGCGCCCTGGACCGTCCTTCACGCCGTGGTCCCGCTCGCGGTGCCGGCGGCGGTCGGGGCGGGCGCGCTCTATCGCCGGGGCTACGCCGCGCTCGCGACCGAGAACCGCCCCGCCGTCGCCGCGGTCGCGGTCGTCGGACTCCTCGTCGTGGCCCAGATCGGATTCGTCGCCACCACGAACGTCTACCTCGACGACCAGTCCGACGCCAATCCCCTGGTGCAGTACGCCCAGCCCGCCGACGACCTCCATCCCGCACTCCGCGAGATGGCGTCGGTGAGCGCCACGCACTCGGGAACCGACGTCCTGCTCTACGGCGACTTCCTCGTGGCCAACACCACCGGAACCCGCGATCCCGGCTGTGCCGAGTGGTTCAACGTCCTCCCGCTGCCGTGGTACTTCGAGGCCGAGGACGTGAGCGTGGCGTGCGCTCGGGACGACGCGGCGTTCGAGTCGACGATGGACGGGGACGCACCGCCGGTCGTGGTGAGCCTCAGCTCGGACGCCGACTCGCTCGAACCCCGGCTCGCTGGCTACGAGGCCTATCCCGCGGTCATCCGGACCCAGGACACGAGCCGGACCAACGTTACGGTCTTCGTCGACGGATCCACGGCGTCGAACGCGAGCGATACGCCTTAA
- a CDS encoding 5-(carboxyamino)imidazole ribonucleotide synthase — MKLSTPGPVVGVVGGGQLGRMLGEAAGPLGVELIASDPTPDPPASPAVSETVEGDFDDPDTIDGLAERADVLTYEIELADPDRLERASEKYDIPVHPAPETLRTIQDKLAQKRRLGEAGIPVPEFRAVESADDLRAALDDLGYPGMLKAREGGYDGRGNVPVDSPEDVDESFVAIDGPAMIEEHVPFDRELSVIGVRGEDEHRVFTPGENVHEEEILRETVIPARVSDEVRERAKSVARDVLDFLDGRGVFGIELFETDGEISVNEIAPRPHNSGHWTIEGARTSQFEQHVRAVLGWPLGATDRRETTVMKNFLGDVEEPQPAELDGIEAVLEDPAANVHWYGKREARPLRKMGHVTLTDGERSPDDLLAHARDLVGSTTFR; from the coding sequence ATGAAACTCAGCACCCCCGGTCCGGTGGTCGGCGTCGTCGGCGGCGGGCAGCTCGGACGGATGCTCGGCGAGGCCGCCGGCCCGCTCGGCGTGGAACTGATCGCGAGCGACCCGACGCCCGACCCGCCCGCGAGCCCCGCGGTGAGCGAGACCGTCGAGGGGGATTTCGACGACCCCGACACCATCGACGGACTCGCCGAACGCGCCGACGTCCTGACCTACGAGATCGAACTCGCCGACCCCGACCGACTCGAACGCGCGAGCGAAAAGTACGATATACCTGTCCACCCCGCACCCGAGACCCTCCGGACGATCCAGGACAAACTCGCCCAGAAACGACGGCTCGGCGAGGCCGGTATTCCAGTGCCCGAGTTCCGTGCCGTCGAGAGCGCCGACGACCTCCGGGCGGCCCTCGACGACCTCGGCTACCCGGGGATGCTCAAGGCCCGCGAGGGAGGCTACGATGGACGTGGAAACGTCCCCGTCGACTCGCCCGAGGACGTGGACGAGTCGTTCGTGGCGATCGACGGCCCGGCGATGATAGAGGAACACGTCCCGTTCGACCGCGAACTCTCGGTGATCGGGGTTCGAGGGGAAGACGAGCACCGGGTGTTCACCCCGGGCGAGAACGTCCACGAGGAGGAGATCCTCCGCGAGACGGTGATCCCGGCGCGGGTCTCCGACGAGGTCCGCGAGCGCGCGAAGTCGGTCGCGCGCGACGTGCTCGACTTCCTCGACGGACGCGGCGTGTTCGGTATCGAACTCTTCGAGACGGACGGGGAGATCTCGGTCAACGAGATCGCGCCCCGCCCGCACAACTCCGGACACTGGACGATCGAGGGCGCGCGGACCTCCCAGTTCGAACAGCACGTCAGGGCCGTGCTCGGCTGGCCGCTCGGCGCGACCGACCGCCGCGAGACGACGGTCATGAAGAACTTCCTGGGGGACGTCGAGGAGCCCCAACCCGCCGAACTCGACGGGATCGAGGCAGTGCTCGAAGACCCCGCCGCGAACGTCCACTGGTACGGGAAACGCGAGGCGCGCCCGCTCCGGAAGATGGGGCACGTCACGCTGACCGACGGCGAGCGCTCGCCCGACGACCTGCTGGCCCACGCCCGCGACCTCGTGGGCTCGACGACGTTTCGCTGA
- a CDS encoding NUDIX hydrolase produces MARRDVNRDEIERRCDRLTERFGDAPVIERRDTPAADVFEEWIELSETGYIGSAYALVRRPPERLPSLTESMAVDGEEEERVLLILGRGGSDWGVPGGGQEDDETMAETVRREVAEEVGIDISLTGIGHMRHEVSTCEGYDERLHVLRVFFRADYVDGSIAIQPGELNGAVWFADPPEPERLSPSTRRLLDGWRTE; encoded by the coding sequence ATGGCCCGGCGAGACGTGAACCGCGACGAGATCGAGCGTCGGTGCGACCGCCTCACCGAGCGGTTCGGCGACGCACCCGTGATCGAGCGTCGCGACACGCCGGCGGCCGACGTGTTCGAAGAGTGGATCGAACTATCCGAGACCGGCTACATCGGGAGCGCGTACGCCCTCGTCAGGCGACCGCCCGAGAGGCTCCCCTCGCTCACGGAATCGATGGCGGTGGACGGCGAGGAGGAAGAGCGCGTGCTGTTGATACTCGGTCGCGGCGGATCGGACTGGGGCGTTCCGGGTGGCGGCCAGGAGGACGACGAGACGATGGCGGAAACCGTCCGGCGGGAAGTCGCGGAGGAGGTCGGTATCGACATCTCCCTCACCGGGATCGGTCACATGCGCCACGAGGTCAGCACGTGTGAGGGGTACGACGAACGACTTCACGTCCTCCGGGTGTTCTTTCGAGCCGACTACGTCGACGGGTCGATAGCGATCCAGCCCGGCGAACTGAACGGCGCGGTGTGGTTCGCCGACCCGCCGGAACCGGAACGGCTGTCGCCCTCGACACGACGGTTGCTCGACGGCTGGCGAACGGAGTAA
- the purE gene encoding 5-(carboxyamino)imidazole ribonucleotide mutase gives MADDIDSLIDELHAEADEDRSDAETPDVGIVMGSDSDLDTMAGAYEALSELGFEEVTVDGSPEGRFTFESYVVSAHRTPELMYAYGETAADRGLSVIIAGAGGKSADLPNMTASIAFPVPVIGVPVQEKSVDSVIGMPTGAPIVAVDAGKSYNAGLSAVQILASEHDELAERLVEYHDGLVSGVADVSRALHDRGIEGFRERDG, from the coding sequence ATGGCCGACGACATCGATTCGCTGATCGACGAGCTACACGCCGAAGCCGACGAGGACCGCTCCGACGCGGAGACGCCCGACGTGGGCATCGTGATGGGTTCCGATTCGGACCTCGATACGATGGCCGGGGCCTACGAGGCGCTCTCGGAGCTTGGGTTCGAGGAAGTCACCGTCGATGGCTCCCCCGAGGGCCGATTCACCTTCGAGAGCTACGTGGTCTCGGCCCATCGAACGCCTGAACTGATGTACGCCTACGGCGAGACCGCCGCCGACCGCGGGCTCTCGGTCATCATCGCGGGCGCGGGTGGGAAATCCGCGGACCTCCCGAACATGACCGCCTCGATCGCGTTTCCGGTGCCCGTGATCGGAGTCCCGGTCCAGGAGAAGTCCGTCGATTCGGTGATCGGGATGCCGACCGGCGCGCCGATCGTCGCGGTCGACGCCGGGAAGTCCTACAACGCGGGCCTCTCGGCGGTCCAGATCCTCGCGAGCGAACACGACGAGTTGGCCGAACGCCTGGTCGAGTACCACGACGGGCTCGTGAGCGGGGTCGCGGACGTCTCGCGGGCGCTCCACGACCGGGGGATCGAGGGGTTCCGCGAGCGCGACGGATAG
- a CDS encoding NADH-quinone oxidoreductase subunit A has product MNQWIAVGALALVAIAIPLSFIAISSLLRPSVPEQGKTAVYESGEVPTGDTRIRFNIQYYMVALLFLVFDIETVLIFPWTVIYRDAVAEFGLASALGPMLVFIAVLVLGLAWAWRNGAVEWVRNEQPNTQRTRQ; this is encoded by the coding sequence ATGAATCAATGGATAGCCGTCGGGGCGCTGGCGCTGGTCGCGATCGCCATCCCGCTGTCGTTCATCGCGATCTCGAGCCTGTTGCGACCAAGCGTTCCCGAACAAGGAAAGACCGCGGTCTACGAGTCGGGCGAGGTCCCGACCGGCGACACCCGGATCCGGTTCAACATCCAGTACTACATGGTCGCGTTGTTGTTCCTCGTCTTCGACATCGAGACGGTCCTGATCTTCCCCTGGACCGTCATCTACCGCGACGCGGTCGCGGAGTTCGGGCTGGCCTCGGCGCTCGGCCCGATGCTGGTGTTCATCGCGGTGCTCGTGCTCGGGCTCGCGTGGGCGTGGCGCAACGGCGCGGTCGAGTGGGTCCGTAACGAGCAGCCGAACACCCAACGGACACGACAATGA
- a CDS encoding NADH-quinone oxidoreductase subunit B: MSSDNQTSTPDAQTTQEARMGGGTDDRFNSKLRETFGASPFILTKFDSFMNWVRGSSMFMLQFGIACCSIEMMHTYAVKHDLDRFGSGVPRASPRQADVIIVPGTIVSKFAPRMKRVYDQMPEPKFVVSMGSCTISGGPFQQGYNVVKGAEQVIPVDIHVPGCPPRPEALVYGVAKLQERITNGESAPVTVKPYELERFGDLERDELIQKLADDIDEETLVMRYNWADSP, from the coding sequence ATGAGTAGCGACAACCAGACCTCGACGCCGGACGCACAGACGACCCAGGAGGCGCGGATGGGTGGCGGCACCGACGACCGATTCAACTCCAAACTCCGCGAGACGTTCGGTGCCTCGCCGTTCATCCTCACGAAGTTCGACTCGTTCATGAACTGGGTGCGCGGCTCCTCGATGTTCATGCTCCAGTTCGGCATCGCCTGCTGTAGCATCGAGATGATGCACACCTACGCCGTGAAACACGACCTCGACCGGTTCGGCTCGGGCGTGCCGCGGGCCTCGCCGCGCCAGGCCGACGTCATCATCGTCCCCGGGACGATCGTCTCGAAGTTCGCCCCCCGGATGAAGCGGGTCTACGACCAGATGCCCGAACCCAAGTTCGTGGTCTCGATGGGCTCGTGTACGATCTCGGGTGGCCCGTTCCAGCAGGGCTACAACGTCGTCAAGGGCGCAGAACAGGTCATTCCCGTGGACATCCACGTTCCCGGCTGCCCGCCGCGCCCGGAAGCGCTGGTCTACGGCGTCGCCAAGCTCCAGGAACGCATCACGAACGGCGAGTCCGCGCCGGTGACGGTGAAACCCTACGAGCTCGAACGGTTCGGCGACCTCGAACGCGACGAGCTCATCCAGAAGCTCGCGGACGACATCGACGAGGAGACCCTCGTCATGCGGTACAACTGGGCTGATTCGCCATGA
- a CDS encoding NADH-quinone oxidoreductase subunit D, with protein sequence MSLEKPKQSSHVGATEDGLDYDALADLLGDTVVSRESHLNADAFVIRPDEVQSALFALRDEAGFDHLSNVTAQEYADRYESIYHLKKFADPTQEVSVVVPAAKDDPVSQTAVPVYAGADWHEREAYDLVGIRYEGHPDLRRILLPETWQGHPLGLDYDQDEPQVVTLESHANPLEEDHREDGADTMFLNIGPHHPATHGVLHIKTVLSGEQVAHVEPDIGYLHRCEEQMCQNGTYRHQIMPYPDRWDYVSAGLLNEWAYARTAEDLAGLEVPEYAQVIRTMGAELCRIAAHLLALGTFALDVYGEFTATFMYAFRDREVVEGILEDLTGQRLMFNYFRLGGVAWDLPEPREEFFEKVRDFLDGMPAKLDEYHDLITSNELFQLRCVDTGVLDTETAKQYGATGPVGRASGVDFDVRRDDPYGYYPELDWDVITATEGDNYARVLCRMQEVEQSARIIGQCVSLLEDWPEDDREVQSNVPRTLRPDEDTEIYRSVEGAKGELGIYIRADGTDKPARFKIRSPCFSNLQTLPAMAEGGYVPDLIAALASIDVVLGEVDR encoded by the coding sequence ATGAGCTTGGAGAAGCCAAAACAGTCGAGCCACGTCGGCGCGACCGAGGACGGCCTCGATTACGACGCGCTCGCGGACCTCCTCGGCGACACGGTCGTCAGTCGAGAGAGCCACCTGAACGCGGACGCGTTCGTGATCCGACCCGACGAGGTCCAGAGCGCGCTGTTCGCGCTCCGGGACGAGGCGGGCTTCGACCACCTCTCGAACGTCACGGCCCAGGAGTACGCCGACCGCTACGAGAGCATCTACCACCTGAAGAAGTTCGCCGACCCCACCCAGGAGGTCTCGGTGGTGGTGCCCGCGGCGAAGGACGACCCCGTGAGTCAGACCGCGGTGCCGGTCTACGCGGGCGCGGACTGGCACGAGCGCGAGGCCTACGACCTCGTAGGTATCCGCTACGAGGGCCACCCCGACCTCCGGCGGATCCTGCTCCCCGAAACCTGGCAGGGTCACCCGCTGGGACTCGATTACGACCAGGACGAACCCCAGGTCGTCACCCTCGAATCCCACGCCAACCCGCTGGAGGAGGACCATCGCGAGGACGGCGCGGACACGATGTTCCTCAACATCGGGCCCCACCACCCCGCGACCCACGGCGTGCTCCACATCAAAACCGTTCTCTCGGGCGAGCAGGTCGCCCACGTCGAGCCCGACATCGGCTACCTCCACCGCTGTGAGGAACAGATGTGTCAGAACGGCACCTACCGCCACCAGATAATGCCCTACCCCGACCGGTGGGACTACGTCTCCGCCGGGCTCCTCAACGAGTGGGCTTACGCGCGAACCGCCGAGGACCTCGCCGGTCTGGAGGTCCCGGAGTACGCCCAGGTCATCCGGACGATGGGCGCGGAGCTCTGTCGGATCGCGGCCCACCTCCTCGCGCTCGGGACGTTCGCACTCGACGTCTACGGGGAGTTCACCGCGACCTTCATGTACGCCTTCCGCGACCGCGAGGTCGTCGAGGGGATCCTCGAGGACCTCACGGGACAGCGCCTGATGTTCAACTACTTCCGGCTCGGCGGGGTCGCGTGGGACCTCCCCGAACCCCGCGAGGAGTTCTTCGAGAAGGTCCGGGACTTCCTCGACGGGATGCCCGCGAAGCTCGACGAGTACCACGACCTCATCACCTCGAACGAGCTGTTCCAGCTCCGGTGTGTCGACACCGGGGTGCTCGACACCGAGACCGCGAAACAGTACGGCGCGACCGGGCCGGTGGGCCGCGCCTCGGGTGTGGACTTCGACGTCCGACGTGACGACCCCTACGGCTACTACCCCGAACTCGACTGGGACGTCATCACCGCCACCGAGGGCGACAACTACGCCCGCGTGCTCTGTCGGATGCAGGAGGTCGAGCAGTCGGCGCGGATCATCGGACAGTGTGTCAGCCTCCTCGAAGACTGGCCCGAGGACGACCGCGAGGTTCAATCGAACGTGCCGCGAACCCTCCGGCCCGACGAGGACACCGAGATCTACCGCTCGGTCGAGGGCGCGAAGGGCGAACTCGGGATCTACATCCGCGCGGATGGCACCGACAAACCCGCTCGATTCAAGATCCGGAGTCCGTGCTTTTCGAACCTCCAGACCCTGCCCGCGATGGCCGAGGGCGGCTACGTCCCCGACCTGATCGCGGCGCTGGCGAGCATCGACGTCGTGCTCGGCGAGGTCGATAGATGA